The Longimicrobium terrae genome includes a region encoding these proteins:
- a CDS encoding PaaI family thioesterase yields MAANDPERTRTITWEDPLPGAQAGAAMAGLEYLRAMQAGQLPGPPIMATLGIGMESADEGRVVFYCDPGEYHYNPIGVVHGGLAATLCDTATACAVHSTLPAGTGYTTLELKLNYVRPLTRDTGRIFCEGTVIHSGGRVATAEARLRDAEGTLYAHATSTCMIFRPSRGGGG; encoded by the coding sequence ATGGCGGCGAATGATCCGGAGCGCACCCGCACCATCACCTGGGAGGACCCGCTCCCCGGTGCGCAGGCCGGCGCCGCAATGGCGGGATTGGAGTACCTGCGCGCCATGCAGGCGGGCCAGCTTCCCGGCCCGCCCATCATGGCAACGCTCGGGATCGGGATGGAATCGGCGGATGAGGGGCGCGTGGTGTTCTACTGCGATCCGGGCGAGTACCACTACAATCCCATCGGCGTGGTGCATGGCGGGCTCGCCGCCACGCTCTGCGACACGGCGACGGCGTGCGCGGTGCATTCCACGCTTCCGGCGGGAACCGGGTATACCACGCTGGAACTGAAGCTGAACTACGTCCGCCCGCTCACCCGCGACACGGGACGTATCTTCTGCGAGGGCACGGTGATCCACTCCGGTGGACGTGTCGCCACGGCGGAGGCGCGGCTGCGCGACGCGGAGGGCACGCTCTACGCACACGCAACCAGCACGTGCATGATCTTTCGCCCGTCGCGAGGAGGAGGTGGATGA
- a CDS encoding acetyl-CoA C-acetyltransferase: MADAYIIDAVRTPRGRGKRGKGSLTEIHPQELLAQTLNALAGRTHANLDDVDDVVVGAVSQVGEQGANIARQAVLAADWPVHVGGVSLNRYCGSGLQAVNFAAMGVMSGMQELVVGAGVESMSRVPMGADGGEGDGLNPRLRRLHHQVPQGISADLIATMEGFSREELDAFALRSQRLAAEAQAAGRFTGSLFPVLDPETGAVALSEDEYLRPDTTIEALAGLKGAFAAAGATAAGPNGETLDEIALARFPREGGIRHLHTAGNSSGIVDGAAAVLIASPEYARANGLKPRARIRSMAILAEDPVIMLTAPAETARKALRKAGMEVGDIDLWEINEAFAAVPLQVIRRLGIDIDRVNVNGGSIALGHPLGATGAILLGTALDELERRNLSTALITLCIAGGQGVATVIERV; the protein is encoded by the coding sequence ATGGCGGACGCATACATCATCGACGCGGTACGTACTCCTCGCGGGCGCGGCAAGCGGGGCAAGGGTTCGCTGACGGAAATCCATCCGCAGGAACTGCTTGCGCAGACGCTGAACGCGCTGGCCGGGCGGACGCACGCCAACCTGGACGACGTGGATGACGTCGTGGTCGGCGCCGTGTCGCAGGTGGGCGAGCAGGGCGCCAATATCGCCCGGCAGGCGGTTCTGGCGGCGGACTGGCCGGTGCACGTGGGCGGCGTATCCCTCAACCGCTACTGCGGATCTGGCCTGCAGGCCGTCAACTTCGCCGCGATGGGCGTAATGAGCGGCATGCAGGAGCTGGTGGTGGGCGCGGGCGTGGAGAGCATGTCGCGCGTACCGATGGGCGCCGACGGCGGCGAGGGCGACGGATTGAACCCGCGCCTGCGCCGGCTGCACCACCAGGTTCCGCAGGGCATCAGCGCCGATCTGATCGCCACGATGGAAGGGTTTTCGCGCGAGGAACTGGATGCGTTCGCGCTCCGCTCGCAGCGCCTCGCCGCCGAGGCGCAGGCCGCCGGCCGCTTTACCGGAAGCCTGTTTCCCGTGCTGGACCCGGAGACCGGCGCCGTCGCGCTGTCCGAAGACGAGTACCTGCGCCCCGACACGACGATTGAGGCGCTCGCCGGCCTGAAGGGCGCCTTTGCCGCCGCCGGTGCGACCGCCGCGGGCCCGAACGGTGAAACGCTGGACGAGATCGCGCTCGCCCGCTTTCCGCGCGAGGGCGGCATCCGGCACCTGCACACGGCCGGCAACAGCAGCGGAATCGTAGACGGCGCCGCCGCCGTGCTGATCGCCTCGCCGGAGTACGCCCGCGCCAATGGCCTCAAGCCGCGCGCCCGAATCCGGTCGATGGCGATCCTGGCCGAAGACCCGGTCATCATGCTCACCGCGCCGGCGGAGACGGCCCGCAAGGCGCTGCGCAAGGCGGGGATGGAGGTGGGCGACATCGACCTGTGGGAGATCAACGAGGCGTTCGCCGCCGTGCCGCTGCAGGTGATCCGCCGGCTGGGAATCGACATCGACCGCGTGAACGTGAACGGCGGGTCGATTGCGCTGGGCCATCCGCTTGGCGCCACCGGTGCGATTCTGCTGGGCACCGCGCTGGATGAACTGGAGCGCCGCAACCTGTCCACCGCACTGATCACGCTCTGCATCGCGGGCGGGCAGGGCGTGGCCACCGTCATCGAGCGCGTCTGA